Within the Medicago truncatula cultivar Jemalong A17 chromosome 4, MtrunA17r5.0-ANR, whole genome shotgun sequence genome, the region ATAATCATAATTTTGGAAATTGGGTACTGCACGATGATTAAAAGATAGAAATACACcaaaacttcaacaacaatGACAACCAAATTTTAGTTGAGAACGACCACGTAGATCAAACTTAAGGCGGAATTTGGAGTTTAAATCCCAACATTTCTATcaactagactttccacccgtgctgccgcactggtcatatacattgtagatgtagtagacaaaaacaaatctcaatgcatatcaaagagaatgacaTATGTGGTctcaaatatatgcagatgttagaattcgaacctcagacaccatgcttattcaccttaaaaatattaatttttatcgattgtgtgttacttcattcttttgttaaaattatatctCAATGTTaaattattggtatgttacttcatattttttattttatttttgacaaaatgttacttcattcttttgtaaaaattatatgttaatgttatattatgtacctaaaaatagctcattcttaacctcaacatgtaaaatgttttctttaaataattttccttttatcgaatatttggcctttaccgtaaatgataccctttaactgtttgttgaaatgtttcttccacctgtttatatagattagggttaaaattagagtttacaggttaattttaatatataaaaagattaggtgtgagcattacgGTTTTTCatgtgtgagcattagggttgttcatgaaaatatgagattaggtgtgagcattagggttaaaacagtaaaattatgcaatagggtttaggttaaaattagggcttacatgttaacatatataagaagatgagcattagggttgttcatgaaaataggagattaggtgtgagcattagggttaaaacagtaaaattatgcaatagggtttaggttaaaattagggcttacatgttaactttaatatataagaagataggtgtaagcattagggttgttcatgaaaataggagattaggtgtgagcattagggttaaaacagtaaaattatgcaatacgGTTTAGGTTGAAATTacggcttacatgttaactttaatatataagaagataggtgtgagcattagggttgttcatgaaaataggagattaggtgtgagcattagggttaaaacagtaaaattatgcaataaggtttaggttaaaattagggcttacatgttaactttaatatataagaagattgagTTAAATTTATGGGATGATAATTGAGTTAAATTTATGGGatgataaatgatcattttTAGTACTCAACTGAAGATATTCAACCCatatataatactccctccgttctaaatataagtaatattaactttttaggttcattcactTATTGATGTATGTGGTATATATtatgaatcacatacatcattaaatgaatgaacctaaaaagggTGAGtaatttatgaattattataaAAGTCCACATACTAAATATGTTGATTCAGGAGCCAGTTGGCAATATTATGATCTTAGGTATTTGACAGACTAAGAACCAATAAAGAGAATATTAATTATTGGTATTagtgtttctttttttgttttatgaaaatcGATTGGGCAGCAAAGCCTCCCTAACTTtcttctttattattttatttttggtagataagcctaattttatgtaacaaaatatgtaaaaaaaaaagccttTACTAACTTTTTATAgaagtttttaaaattgattcaatttgaagttaaaaatttagtttatgattctataattgatttttacgCTAAAATTTATTGTCCAACTAACTTTTAGatgaatgtatccaaacataaatcaatatatCTTCAACTCAATTTTATCCAATTTTACGTTTTAATATACTATTTTCATAAttcacaaataaatatttttcactttATCTACTAAAAAAACTGTACATTCTCCACTTTATATTTAAGATAACAATGAATACAACaatatttaatcagagtaatttatattaaaatttataaatgaagaTCACAATAAGAGACATgaatactataatttttttgtgaatGAGATATTTTTTGCGAACAATTGAATAGTCCGCTTCCCTAAATCGGGTAAAATTGTAAGGGATAACACATCTTGTTGAGGCAAAAgatatattttacaattttattaagTGTTCTTTGGTACATAAatactatactttttttttaccgaGGTTCGAATTAATAATATGGGaaattagtcactttagtcctcGAATAGTTAATGAGTCGTCACTTTAGTTCCTGAATGTAGACTcagttagtcaatttagtccttgaatAAAGACTCCGTTAATCAATTTAGTTCCTGAATGCAGACTCCGTTGGTCACTTTAGTCCTTGAAATTGACTAACAAAGTTTATATTTAGAGACTGTTTTGCAATTTATTTGCATTCAGGACTGAAGTGACGACATATTTCCCAATGAGCGACTAATGTGGTTAATTCCCCTAATAATATCAATAAGATtgatagaaaagaaaaagagttgTAGTGTAGGTAATAGGTATGTATGTATGTTTGAGGAGGGAATGAGGGAGCGTTAGTTAAACGACAGACAGTGACAGTAGTGCAGCAGCAGACACGTTAATATCCAAGCAAGTACCCTCCGCAcccacaacacaacacaacacaacacagcCGTGTGTGTCTTTCATTCGCTCGCTCCGAAGAAACTTCTTCCTTCTGCTTCTTGTCCTCTCCtctgtatgtatgtatgtggtTGTGTTGATAACAAATAGTAACAACAatagatggtgatgatgattactGCTTGGATCACTGACCTCTTCGCTTGCATGGGGTGAGTCACTCACTCCCCTCCCTATGTATTCccttcttctttattttctattatagCCATAGGATTAGACTAGATTTGGAATTATTTCcaatcaattcaattcaattattcactttCCACTTCTGCCTAAATGGCTGTTTCTCCTGTTTGTGCCAAttgaattcaattcaattaccCAACATTTTAGAGGCTGATTTTCTGCCCTCATCTTTCAATTCTTTTacttgtatatatttatatcaaaacaaaattaggTTTTTACTGTTTACTACTCAAAGCAATTTGGTGTCATAAATTCACCAAACAAGTCTTTGTAGACTTCTCTTGTGGTTATTTATTCATATGCTTTCTCCTGTATTTGCGGTGTGCCAGTATCAAAACCCAGGTCACCAAGGTTAAATTAAACACCTAATTTTCAACCAAATGACTTATAAGGAAACCAGCATTTATTCATATGTTCATCGATAAGAAATGAACCAACATTGCTCAGTTCTATCTATATAAACTCTTTGCTTCTCGGTGAATGAAGAACTTGTTTGGACAAACAACTTAACTTGTGGCTTATAGAATAAtcacttatgtataagctatttctataagaaacaatataataaaactgAATTTTTTCGTATAGGCAACAggttttttttcataaactgtcttgaagagcttatgaaaataaggtgaaaacaacttatgaacataGGTTCTCCCAAgtagtctcacaagtgcttatgccaatatataagttcaaataagtcaatccaaatagGCCCTAAATTAGGGTGTGAagataagaaaatgattttctttATTGGGAGGTATTGTACATTGGATGCACTTATATAGTTGATATGTGCGCTTCAATAACTAGTGGATAAGATGTTTTTATAGTAAATTAGTGGATAAGACGTGACTATTGATTAGTGTGTTGTTGACAATTTTAAATGTAAAAGAGTTAACTTCTACTTATAGCACTTTAGTCCTGTATCTTATTCTACCCTAGTAGTAATTGCTATTCCGATCTACTAGAGAAATCAATTATATCTCTCCTGGATTTAGAGATTGTTTGGCTGTACTGAGTCATTAGAAACTGCTCTAGTTGGGAAAAAAGACAATTAAGGTGTTGGGCCAAAAGTCAAATAAGCTTTTAAATAGCAACAAAAGTAGAAATTCTGCTATTAAATGAAGCAAGAAACTGGTGCTTATTTTTTAATGGTGTTAAAGTGCCTAGCGGCAAATTTCACACACTAAGTGCAGAGAAGAGGGTGGTTGTAGATTTTAACCCGTGCCCTAGCATATCAAATGTTCCCGCGGCTTTTTACCATCCGAGTTGCATTTAGGGGACAAATCTGGTGCTTCTCCTAGGAAATAagtgaaaaaattaaaagaaagatattttttttttttggtacaaaaagaAAGATTATTATTGCTAATGAATAATGATGTTTTATATAATAGCCTCTTTAAGGAAACAATTCTGGAAAAGTGAATCACAGAACGGGCGACATGGGCTTGAAGACTATTTACACCGGTCtatgttttgttgttatttaacttgtTTTATAACAGTGCAGTGGTTGTTTTGGATGCTGTGTGAAACCTACACCAATTATTGCTGTCGATGAGCCGGCTAAAGGACTAAGAATTCAGGGTCAGACAATGAGAAAACCAACCACATCAGATGGATTCTGGAGTTCAAGCCCTTGTGATCTGGATAACAGCACCATTCAATCTCAACGAAGTATATCATCTGTCAGTACATTAAATCAAATTCTATATCAAAGCAATGGAGCTTCTACGCCAGGCACCGAGCCTGAATTTGTAAACCAAGGCAAGTcctattttggtttttgttttcttccttcTAATTAATTTTGGAATGCTGATCTATATTTTTAGCAGAACACATGAGGCTATTATTTTTGTGTATAACAAAAGCCCTTAGAACTAAGATAGGGAGGGGGAAACTTAACAAGTGGGGGATCAGGGTCGAGTCATGTGAACAAGGTTTTCTCCACAAAGCTGTTGGCACATGGCATATGCTATTTTtagcttgttttgtttttgttcactATTTGGATACATGActctaaacattttattttagtttaccTGTGGATTATGTAGTAAGGAGAGTAAATCAGATGGAGAGTAGTCGGATCACTAGAggcagaggaagacctagaaaaactatagaagaaactattaagaaagatctagagattaatgagttggatagatatgatatatgatagaacattatggcatTGTTTGATCCATGTAACCATCCCCAATTAGTGGGATAAGGCCCGGTTGTTATTGCTGTTGTTGTTAACTTGGTGTACTTGTATGCTGTTGTACACTATTTGTGAAATTCACTGTCTTTGCTTTGAAGGAAAAATAGAGGTTAAGGTTAATTTCTATCACATACATGCTGTTCTTCATTGCAGGTCTTCATCTTTGGAATGAAAGCAGGCTTCAGTGGGTTGGGCGTGGCTTATCCGAGAAgcaaaaccaacaaaaacaagaatCCCGACTAAAGTATGTTAACTGCATCACATTTGGctcaattaattaaatactCGTTATCCAACTGTAAATATAAACAGGGGCTTGACTTACAAACCTCATTCTACAACCATATCCAAGATATATCCTGATTCACCACTCAACTGCACATGCAAACTGCACCTTTAGctcatattttgatattttttctttcattgtgttttgtttttctttcttcctttcgTGCCTTTGCAATATTGTCATGATTGAAAGGGAAAGACATGTGTTTAAGTTCTCGAAGCTCttagtttttcaaattaaaGTATTTTATTGATATGTGTTCTGTTTATTTGGCTTGATGCTAGCTCATCTCGACCGTTTGTGCTTTCCTGTCTTTCTGAGTTTCTCCCCTGTGAATGGCTTATCAATCATTGTGTTTGTTGTAGTCGGAATGCAACTTATGAAAGTTTGCTTGGAACTAGACAACCTTTCCCGAAGTCCGTACCTTTATCTGTAAGTGTCTCgtgtatatttattatatatagttAGATCCTTGCTGGGACTATTGAGGCGATAACGCAAAATTACTAATTGgcaatttgattttcaataaataGGAAATGGTTGAATTTCTAGTGGATGTTTGGGAGCGTGAAGGAATGTATGGTTGAGACTTGAGAGGTTAAAATGTTGAAGCTGTCTTTAAATTAGTTAATACTTCATATGCTGTATTTAACTCATGAAAGGCTTTAATTTATAGTCTTGCTGAGAAGATTAAAAGATCAAACACAAGTTTGTTCTTCCATTGTAATTTGAATCCCTAAGGCAATCCTTTTGTTTTTGCCCTCCTGTAAATGACTGTATACCGTTTTCCAACTAAAACCGGCATTGCTGGATGCAGAAGTTGTTACTGTTACCTGTAATTATGCATTTACATGAGTCAGACTCTTGTTTGCTGCCAGACTCCTTCTGTTATTTTTCCCCAGCCATTTCCATTGTGCTTGAGGTAATATTGTAATAAGATGTCTCTATTCTTTAATCCTTATGAATATAATTTTAGTAGTATTACGCAGTGCTTAGACTTAACGGttgcatattttatttatttttttttttttttttcagtttatcTATACTACTTTTCTTATTGGAAAAattggtttcatgccatattgtTTGCATGCATAATTCTTTATTAGTTCTCACTGGTTAGTATGAGGGATTATGGTTTGCGAGAACATAAACAAAAACTATATTTGTATGGCTTACGAATTTGCTAGCTTTGTTTTGGTCATTGATTGAACACGCCGGTATGTTGGCATCAATATTCAATTACATAAATTTTCTggaattttcaaataaaactttttttagcGAAGGCGGGGCTTAgttcatttcattcaataataatggGGTAAAAACATGACGGTACATACATGCTAGGATGG harbors:
- the LOC11441654 gene encoding uncharacterized protein isoform X3, yielding MRKPTTSDGFWSSSPCDLDNSTIQSQRSISSVSTLNQILYQSNGASTPGTEPEFVNQGLHLWNESRLQWVGRGLSEKQNQQKQESRLNSSRPFVLSCLSEFLPCEWLINHCVCCSRNATYESLLGTRQPFPKSVPLSEMVEFLVDVWEREGMYG
- the LOC11441654 gene encoding uncharacterized protein isoform X2, with amino-acid sequence MVMMITAWITDLFACMGGCFGCCVKPTPIIAVDEPAKGLRIQGQTMRKPTTSDGFWSSSPCDLDNSTIQSQRSISSVSTLNQILYQSNGASTPGTEPEFVNQGLHLWNESRLQWVGRGLSEKQNQQKQESRLNRNATYESLLGTRQPFPKSVPLSEMVEFLVDVWEREGMYG
- the LOC11441654 gene encoding uncharacterized protein isoform X1 encodes the protein MVMMITAWITDLFACMGGCFGCCVKPTPIIAVDEPAKGLRIQGQTMRKPTTSDGFWSSSPCDLDNSTIQSQRSISSVSTLNQILYQSNGASTPGTEPEFVNQGLHLWNESRLQWVGRGLSEKQNQQKQESRLNSSRPFVLSCLSEFLPCEWLINHCVCCSRNATYESLLGTRQPFPKSVPLSEMVEFLVDVWEREGMYG